A window of Terriglobales bacterium contains these coding sequences:
- a CDS encoding lmo0937 family membrane protein, translating to MSLFMILFIVLLLAWIFGWGVFHVTTGLIHILLIVALIALILHFVRGTSTAV from the coding sequence ATGAGTTTGTTCATGATTTTGTTCATCGTCCTGCTGCTGGCGTGGATTTTTGGATGGGGAGTTTTCCACGTCACGACCGGATTGATTCACATTCTGTTGATCGTAGCGCTGATCGCGCTGATCCTGCACTTCGTGCGCGGAACCAGCACAGCGGTCTGA
- a CDS encoding response regulator: MTGLGCSELSGIGQTAPPQLAPKSGLLPRPEEAIVGSLPQEDSFIPNVAGSAKNTRQDSHGGNSSVLNSWKEIARYLGRGVRTVQRWELDCSLPVHRPKGRARSATLALTSELDEWLRASPVRSRRNGHARGERLQNSPNGDGQHLPAVRVGPSLVKEEQRQRHLILSVDDDSGLLYTREKILECEGYEVLSAANGEKALEFFETHDVDLVLLDYKMPGMDGGTVAREMKRRAPTVPIIMISGNRVPGEALANVDCFMPKGQGPELLLAATRQFLVMMNDSCNPAASAKLQRQSSVSIGTLPPIRQNQRRSS, encoded by the coding sequence TTGACCGGCTTGGGCTGCTCTGAATTGTCTGGTATCGGACAGACAGCCCCCCCCCAACTTGCGCCAAAATCGGGGTTATTACCGCGCCCTGAGGAGGCGATTGTGGGCTCCCTTCCCCAGGAAGACTCCTTCATTCCGAACGTTGCTGGTTCAGCGAAGAACACGCGCCAAGATTCCCATGGCGGAAATTCTTCCGTCCTAAATTCCTGGAAAGAAATTGCTCGATACCTGGGCCGTGGCGTCCGAACTGTCCAGCGCTGGGAACTGGATTGCAGCCTGCCCGTCCACCGGCCCAAAGGCCGTGCCCGCAGTGCCACGCTGGCCTTGACTTCGGAGCTTGACGAATGGCTCCGCGCAAGCCCGGTGCGCTCACGTCGCAACGGCCACGCCAGAGGCGAGCGCCTGCAGAACAGCCCGAACGGCGACGGCCAGCATCTTCCAGCGGTTCGAGTCGGACCGTCTTTGGTAAAAGAAGAACAGCGACAGCGGCACCTCATCTTGTCGGTCGATGACGACTCGGGCTTGCTATACACGCGCGAGAAGATCCTGGAATGCGAAGGATATGAAGTCCTCAGCGCAGCCAATGGAGAAAAGGCGCTGGAATTTTTCGAAACGCATGACGTGGATCTCGTGCTCCTCGATTACAAAATGCCCGGCATGGATGGCGGAACAGTTGCGCGGGAAATGAAACGTCGCGCTCCGACGGTGCCGATCATCATGATTTCGGGCAATCGCGTTCCCGGGGAGGCCCTTGCGAATGTCGATTGTTTCATGCCCAAAGGACAAGGTCCGGAATTGCTCCTGGCGGCGACTCGTCAATTTCTCGTCATGATGAACGACTCCTGCAACCCAGCGGCAAGCGCAAAACTCCAGCGTCAGAGCTCCGTGAGCATTGGCACTTTGCCTCCGATCCGTCAAAACCAAAGGCGCAGCAGCTAA
- a CDS encoding Crp/Fnr family transcriptional regulator, with protein sequence MNPRAKSVPPPTKYKNRVLAALPKAEIDRLAPYLSPVTLKLRTQLLDGKVDHAYFLEEGLASVVLSLEDGSTVEVGVIGIDGVVGLPILLGAESMPGETFIQVTGSGYRIDAKRLKNEFERNGKLRDHLQKYLLANLIQSAQNAACNRLHTISERLARWLLTCHDRVQSDRLPLTHEFLSQMLGAPRSTVTLAAGMLHQAGLIDYSRGHVNITNRQKLEDAACECYRTVRAEFDRLGLL encoded by the coding sequence ATGAACCCGCGCGCAAAATCTGTCCCTCCCCCAACAAAGTACAAGAATCGAGTCTTGGCGGCCTTGCCGAAAGCTGAAATTGACCGCCTGGCGCCGTACTTGTCACCCGTCACGCTGAAACTGCGCACCCAATTGCTCGACGGCAAGGTTGATCACGCCTATTTTCTGGAAGAAGGACTGGCTTCGGTGGTTTTGAGCTTAGAGGACGGCTCGACCGTCGAGGTCGGAGTGATCGGGATTGACGGCGTGGTCGGGCTTCCCATTCTGTTGGGAGCGGAGAGCATGCCGGGGGAGACGTTCATTCAGGTCACCGGATCCGGCTATCGCATTGACGCAAAGCGATTGAAGAATGAATTCGAGCGGAATGGGAAACTGCGAGACCATTTGCAGAAATACCTGCTCGCGAATCTGATTCAAAGTGCGCAGAACGCCGCTTGTAACCGTCTGCACACCATCAGTGAGCGTCTCGCGCGATGGCTGCTCACTTGTCATGATCGGGTGCAGTCCGACCGCCTGCCGCTGACGCACGAGTTTCTCAGCCAGATGCTGGGCGCACCGCGAAGCACGGTGACGCTGGCGGCAGGCATGTTGCATCAGGCCGGTCTCATTGATTACTCGCGAGGCCATGTCAACATCACCAACCGGCAAAAACTTGAGGATGCCGCCTGCGAGTGCTACCGGACGGTGCGAGCTGAATTTGACCGGCTTGGGCTGCTCTGA